The DNA sequence ACAGATTAGTTATCATGGGAGAAAAATAGATAATCTAGATTAAATTGCATATTCAAAGGAgcatataaaatgtttcttaGCATTAAGTTTTTGTTATATACTACACTTGagagaaacattaagaaaaagaactttcCTGATTATATTCAACGTGGTTAAAAACAAACAGCTCTACACAATAGTAACTAATATGAATTTGgttttacaaagtattttaatttaCCAAATTCCATATTtagaaggtgggggagagaggctctcttgtctttctttctaagCTTGCAAATCCTTGAGCTATACTTGCTAAACTACCATTCACACCAAGAGTGTGACACCATCGTTACCATGCTACTCTATCAAGAACATTCTAagatattttctataataaagataaatagaaaaaagttaatataCACGTTGCTGTATTTTACAATGTTTGCAACAAACTGTAAACTAACATAGTTTGAACCAACAGTACCCTCAgctatataaaacaatttttcaacACTGAGGATGGGtgattcaaaaacattaaaaggaaggCAACAAATTAGACTATGTCTTTTTATCCTCAAAATAGATTTCCAAAACTCAGAATTCAGAAGTCTGGTACtttcagaaattcttttctcttgagtTTCCCAGATTTTTTGATCAGAAATTGTtactatttattataaatgttttaaaaaattcttcatcTTAATGCAAATGACCAGAGCAGAGAAACTGTGACATGGACAACAGGTTGGAAAACCCAACTCACTTAGCTTATAAATTTATAATGTAGTCCTGGAGGACAACTGTCTGTTAGTCTAGAGGTCCTTGGAAAATAAGTCTGATGTAGCCTTGTTCACCAGCCAACTGATGTGCACAAAAGGGGCAGGCTGCGTGAAAGGTATGAGTACCATGAGGAAGCGGGATCTGGGACCAATAAGCAGTTGTCTTTTCTGAACACACATGCCCGCATGGGCTGAACGCATGGGTTGGAGGGCCGGCGTCCACATAAAATCCAGCTTCACATCCAAGCCACAGAGGGACATAGGGACCAACCGACCTACACATGGGACATTCACGATCTTTTCCATCACGTTCTTCTTTGTTTCCCCAGTTATGATAGCCATGCACATGGCCGCAGTTTAGATATACCCATGGTTGTTTTTCATCGACAACATCTTTCCTCTTCATACTAGGAAACGCTAGTGTGTTGAACCCTACAGGGCACTGAGGTCGTGCTGCATTGATTTCCTGTCTTAAAGCTTCTAAATGCTTCACTGTAGGAGTGTGGGAAAGGCCTTCTGCAGTACGCCACAGCAATGTTGCACCGCAGAGGTCAATTAATGAGCCATCTTGTAATTGATTGGTTTCAATTTCCACCtagaggaaacaaaaaacacattcaCCACTGTGTTTTCCATTTGTACATGAAAGTTTTGGTCTTACATGCTCCTTACTCAAGAATCAAGATTTCCTATGACTGTTACTAACTATAAGAAACTCTAATGGTAGTTATGAAAAATGTAAGTTTGAAAATGAAGGgtaaaatattgagaaagaatgtatttcttttcagCCTTATGGTAAAGACAATTTATGATTAAAACATAGAGGTAAGAGgggtgcttcggtggctcagtgggataagcatctgactcctgatttcagctcaggtcatgatctcaccatttgtaggGTCAAGGcctgggtcgggctctgcactgacaacatggagcctacttgtgattctctctctccctctctctgcccttcccctgctcatgctctctctcaaaataagcaacgtaaaaaaaaagtttctgtaaaTACGTAATGCATTCAGTACAACTCACTCTATGTGTTTACTATACCTACGTAAGAAGCTACCTCTCAATACTTACCATTTTTCCTCTCTGCTGAGCTGATCTGGTTTCCCGCAGGCTGAATACGTTTCCACACACGGATATTTCTCTCCATATTCCAGGTTTGGAGTCTTCTGTGAACCCATTGCGTGGATGCATAACAAGAACACCATTAGTGGTCAaaccatccatctgtccatccgaTGTCTTCCACTTGGCAGCCTTCTCCTAGTAGCAATAAGAAAAGTgaacttccatttatttgtaaattggaAACAGAAATGGTTATAAAATAATGCATCATTTAGGAAAAAAGCTTTTTTACCCCAAGGAAGATGTTTTTTGAGGAGTCAAATCCTGCAGCATAAATCCGTGCTGTAAAGGGGGGATTCCGTTCACATATTATTCTACAGGCAAACCTTGATATAGTGCTTTGCACTGACTGTGTATCAGAATTACTTTGGCTTCCAGGAACTGTGTCAGTTACTACAAAATCAATTGGACTTTCAGTTGACCGACCAatctaagggaaaaaagaaatacccaTAAAACTACTGAAAGGAATACAGTGGAAAATCCATTCAAGAAAGGTACAATATGATGAAATCATTAAACCTCTGGAATTTCTAAAGCTCAAACTTATACTTAACTCTGAGAACATCTATATCCTAGAAAACTAATCTGTCAAATTTGTTCTGGTGTAATAATCATTTAGAGCATAGAAAGAATTAAGTGGGAACTTACCACCCAGAATGTTATCAAACCCTCAGGGAATGCAGAGTTTGGAATGGCTGAGATTTTAGATGgttgcaaattttaattttaaccccTTTGGATGGAAATATGCTTACCATGTATTATTCTACCTTCTTTAACAGAATATAGGGAACATACAAATAAATCTTTTATGATGACTCAAGGACATTAAACTACAAAAACCATTTAAATTAAACTGAAATGCAGTGATGTCTTCAGGTGCTATAAAGGTATACAAGAATGCTGATCCTTATGTTAATGTTAAAAGTCTACACAGGTTTGCTCTGAGGTCTTATGTATACTTTATAGGTAttcttgtgtcttttctttcAACTATCTTTTCTTGCTGTTGCGCATACTCGTCTTTAGCAGCATGCTCTCCTCTAACCAGTCACAATTATTCTATTggttgagaaataaaaaaaactaaacctcAAAGAACAGTATTTCAAAAGGTTCTTGGTAAGATCTTAAAGGAGAGGgagcaaagaaaaggaatttcAGTCCATGGTTTATGTGGCCTTTATTTTACATGCCAgatgtcctttttattttcttcctggttcTCGGCCATATTTCAGAGAGGTAAGGTTCCCAGTAAGAAAGAGTTCTGGTGGGTGGGTCAGCAAATTAAAACATCTTCGGAGGTACAAGCtagtaaagaaattaattttcattttgaaagatgaaagttgaaaagaaaaaaggaaatcagcgGAATAGATGACAGAACTGACAAGTgtcacagagttttaaaataaacatttaaaaatgatcagtTCATTCATGTTATTTGTTATAAAGtaatgtaaaattaaagaaagtggATACtgaaaaaaacccaccaaccCTCCACAAAGCTGACACTTCCATCTTTGCATAGTCAAGCCTCAGGAATTCATCATAACCACACACTTTTGGATAAAATCCTTTTAGCTTTTTTGTCCTATCATCAAGTATAGGTCTTTGGATAGTTTTAGAAATTAATTGGTTGGTTAACAAATGTAAGATTGGAGgtctcttttcctgctttttcaaaaggTAACAATATCCAAAGAAAATTGTCTCTGActtttgaaactaaaaatatttccaaaaataaaggCTCTTTTAGATCTAAAAGATGTAGGCCAGGGAATAGATTGTGGATTGATATTTAGAATCAAGAAATTCAGAAGTGGCAATTATTTGGGAGGAGAGATTGTTCCAGAAGAGTTGATGATATTTGATCTGGGTCTTAGAGGAAATTTAAGACATCAAAGCAATATTGGTAAAGAAAggtaagaaggaagaagaaatctcaagaatTTATAAAGAGAAGGAACCTCTGTGATCATGATCAGATTCCAACATGTAATTTTTGTGTGTTAAGATAAATTTTTGTAATTCTTCCTCTTTCAAACTGctactattaattttaaaaacatagatctTATCATGCCATTATCTCCCACTCTCATTAAAAACCCCAATGGTCATGTGCTcatttcagcagcacatatattaAAAACCCCAATGGTCCCTTACAGGCTATCCAAACTTCTTAGTTTCTTATTTCTATAATAATTAGGAATTGACCTCACAATTTG is a window from the Suricata suricatta isolate VVHF042 chromosome 4, meerkat_22Aug2017_6uvM2_HiC, whole genome shotgun sequence genome containing:
- the PELI1 gene encoding E3 ubiquitin-protein ligase pellino homolog 1; translation: MFSPDQENHPSKAPVKYGELIVLGYNGSLPNGDRGRRKSRFALFKRPKANGVKPSTVHIACTPQAAKAISNKDQHSISYTLSRAQTVVVEYTHDSNTDMFQIGRSTESPIDFVVTDTVPGSQSNSDTQSVQSTISRFACRIICERNPPFTARIYAAGFDSSKNIFLGEKAAKWKTSDGQMDGLTTNGVLVMHPRNGFTEDSKPGIWREISVCGNVFSLRETRSAQQRGKMVEIETNQLQDGSLIDLCGATLLWRTAEGLSHTPTVKHLEALRQEINAARPQCPVGFNTLAFPSMKRKDVVDEKQPWVYLNCGHVHGYHNWGNKEERDGKDRECPMCRSVGPYVPLWLGCEAGFYVDAGPPTHAFSPCGHVCSEKTTAYWSQIPLPHGTHTFHAACPFCAHQLAGEQGYIRLIFQGPLD